Genomic segment of Nitrosopumilaceae archaeon AB1(1):
AAAGACTAGTATACTCAAAGGCGGAATTGAGATGGCCGGTCTTGGTACTGGTATTGCGTTAATTGGATTTGGTATTGGAACCGAACTGACAAATCTAGGTATAGTATCAATCTGATTTCTTTGCAATTTGTGATGCAATAGCACCTGCGCCTATACCATTATCAATATTTACAACCGCAAGCCCAAGGGCACAGCTCTGTAACATTGATGCAAGAGCTGCCACACCCTTCTCTCCATACCCGTATCCTACTGATGCAGGTACACCGATCACCGGAACACTAGATAGTGTTGATACTACTGTGGCTAAGGCCCCTTCCATACCTGCTATGACTATTATACACTTTACGTTATTCGATATCATCTCTTTTAGTACTGGAAATATTCGCTGTAGACCTGCAACTCCCACATCATAATTACAAATGCATTTGCATTTCATTGCTGTACACATTAATCTTGCCTCCTCTCCAATACCAATATCTGATGTACCTGCTGTAATTATTCCA
This window contains:
- the larB gene encoding nickel pincer cofactor biosynthesis protein LarB, which produces MELQEILESIQKKQITITHAKKLLDLYALQKIENIAQVDIGRSRRRGIPEVIFAENKKYDEIKKIVIKVLEKSDNVIISRLKKKDYTKIIEYAKKNKKKIDIGKNTTSIIIYNKKSKRFVGTVGIITAGTSDIGIGEEARLMCTAMKCKCICNYDVGVAGLQRIFPVLKEMISNNVKCIIVIAGMEGALATVVSTLSSVPVIGVPASVGYGYGEKGVAALASMLQSCALGLAVVNIDNGIGAGAIASQIAKKSD